The Lycium ferocissimum isolate CSIRO_LF1 unplaced genomic scaffold, AGI_CSIRO_Lferr_CH_V1 ctg60, whole genome shotgun sequence DNA window ATCTCTCAATTCGCAGAGTCCAAGGACCTATTTGGACCTTTTTCCGTTTTATTTAAAGAATCGTAACTGGTTCATATAATCTACGCGAAACATGCATGCTACATAAACTTCAAACAAGAGACTGATAGGTTTCCCTTAAACTTTTGGTAATCCTAGTTGATATTATTGCTAATGATACTTCTAATATTGCAATAATAACTATGGCTCAGCCCTAATTAAGCAAGTTCAAGTCAGATCTATGAATTCTCACAATCCATCTCGTTTCATTTAAGCTCATCTAATTCTAATATTAGGTATTTTGAGGAGTAATCGATTAACTAATTTTACATTAGCTATCAACTTCCTGTAACActtcctttttttatatttaatttatattaatttgaaaCCGACAAAGATTTCATGCTATTTCTGAAGTTCGTAGCATCGTCCCAAATAAACCACAATTAGATCCTTCATTTTCGATGGACAAAGGTGAGACCAACCTTATTATAATCAGCAAAGTCCTTCTCTACTCCGTCGAGTTAGCAACTTTTACACAAAATTTTAAAGTGGATGAGATCGGTCAGGTGATCTCAGTCGGAGATGGAATTGCAAGTGTTTATTGGTTGGGTGAGATTCAAAGACTATGAATAATCAAAGGCGGAGTcaagatttgaaatttatgaattcGGGATTCTTGTCCTATTAAGTTCTTTTggattctaaattaataatctgTATACATTAAATGAATTTCTTAAGACAAATATAGAGCTTGGATCAAAGCTACTAGGTTCGACCGAACCCGTAACCAAAAGCCTAGCTTCACCCCTAACTGTGATGCATTTTTAACGAAAAACTGACTCGCTCTGCCTACCTTGTAGTTTGTAGCAAACAAAAGATCCCAAAATCTCACTTCATCTATGAATAAACAAACTCTCCATGTCTAGCTTATGTAGAAAAGATTTCATAAATTATGCCTATAGATTCGTGACATTTATACCGAGTTGTTATTATGTGAGCAAGCTCACGCAGGCGAAATTGATGGTACTCCCAATAAGCAAAAGAGACAAGGAGAGGGAGAGATACCTGTACTTTGAGAAGAAGACATAAATACATTTTTAGTACTAGGTGCTCAATGAGGGGAAGTTGGTATATACAACAAACAACCTAGAATCATGTTTCCCTTCCAAGtccaactagaatgtcaaattgACTTTTCCTCATTTGTCAAACCATCTGCTCTCTCTGTTTTTTTCCCCATAAAATTCTGttccatttttccttttatgccaGCACTAGTCATTTTTTATCAACTTTACATCATCATCTTCAAAAATCTAGGAAAAAGAATGGTGCAATGATCACTAACATACCAAGAAATAACTTTGCATTGTTcatttccccccaaaaaaaaaatatttctttataaCTTAGAATCTTTTAGTTCTTCTTCCTACAAAACaaacttctcttttttatttttccacgACATAATACTAGCAAAATTCATAAAACATATCATCATAAAACAAAAACACCCACGCGCACTTACATTTGTAAAACTCAAACGCGCCTTGAAACCTTAATTACCGGGCGCGTGAGAGTGTACGAGGAAGAAAGCGCGTGAAAGGGTCAAACACTAAGGCTGTGTTTGGTAatggagagagaaagaaagaaaaatagaagTAGAAGAATTTACAGAAAAAGAAATTGCTATTTCTGATCAGACACACAAACGAAATAAGAGTATTGGAAAAGAGCGATCTGAAAGAGAGAGTGTTGAAGGTGAGTCTTCTTGGTTTCTTGATATAGAACACTGAATTGAAATTCAAAGCAATTTGTAGAGCAATGGAAGAAGAAGCTATTTGGGTTTCAATGAACAAGTAAGAGTTGAAAAACATTTGGGTTTTCCCTCTactttcttgaatcttgaattTCAATAAAgtctgtattttttttttttttctaatttcagTATCCCCTTCAAGCTTAAAAATCTCTTCTTTTTATCCCAATTTTGTGTGGGATATATTTGAACTTGAAGTGGGAAGCTTTGAAAGTTTACTTTTTTGGTACCTGGTGGCATTTTCTTGTCTGTATTAAGTTTTGCCCTGTAATTTACAGGCAATTTGAACTTAATTGAATTGGGAAAAATAAAGTCTTTGGGTTTACTTGGAGTTGCATAGAGGTATTAGAGATTGAGGGGTTTTCTTGGTTTTAAGGTTGGAGTTTGATTGGTACtgagaatttgaaaattttcaagatTGGGATTTTTGGAGGGAGAGTTAGTTGAGAATTATGGATCTCTAGCTGGGGTCTTAACCCCTTCAATAGTTATACTGTtgcaagttggaattttggaTATGGGGTTTGATTCAGCATTGCCTGAATTGCCATTGGAGGAATACAATCTTGTTTCCACTATGGGTTTTTGGAATTGGGGAAAACCCTAATTTTGTATTCTGACTTGTTGTGACACTTGAAAACAGTAGAAATTTTGTGCTCTTTTGCTTGTTATGTGTTGACAGAGATGCAAGTCATGCAACCGCCACATCAGCATTCGCGAATCAATCTTGCTGAACTGAAAGCTCAGTTAGTGAGGAAACTTGGACCTGAGAAGTTTAAACAGTACTTTTATTACTTAAATAGGTTATTGAGTTTGAAAATAAGCAAGGTTGAGTTCAATAAGCTTTGTCTTAGGATATTGGGCAGAGAGAACATTCCACTGCATAATCAGTTCATTCGTTCCATTTTGAGAAATGCTTGTAGCGCAAAAGTTCCACCGCCAACTCAGGAGACTGATGCTTTGAAGCCTGGTGCAGCAGTTGGCAGTAATGGGTCCCCAAATGATGCTTATGAGCAAAATGGATCGCATGTTTCTTCAAGCCAGGCTTCAAGTCAACCAGGTTTGTCTAATGGGGATATTCTCCCATTATCTCCTGGAAAGGCCAGAACAAGCTTTCTTGATCGTAGGACTGGGGATCGCCGTACTGTGCTTGGTCAAAACGGGAAGACCAATTTCACTATTCAACAACCGACAGCGACAGAATCAAGTTTTGATGTTATGGAGAATGGGGATACCAATCCACCTGATGCACGGAGGGCTGTGCAGCATTATCAAGGACTCTTGCAGCAGGCTGATGATGAAAGGGAGGCATCTGGTCAAGAAACTGCTAGATTTTCTGTAATAAAGAGATCACAGGAAGGTCCAGTTTCAGTATATAAAAATGACGGGAAAGATATGCATGCAAGGAGCCAGCTCCAAGCTCCGCTTGGGGTTCCATTTTGCCCTGTTAGTGTTGGTGGAGCACGTAAAGCGTTGCCTTTGGCAACAAATAGTAAATGTGTTACCTCTTCTAGTTGTGGTGCTTTGTTGGATAGTGTATCTCTGAGGGAACGCATGGAGCAGATTGCTGCAGAACAAGGCCTTGAAGGAGTGGCCAGCAGTTGTGCCAACTTGTTGAACAATGGATTAGATGCTTACTTAAGAGGTTTAATTCGATCTTGTGTTCAACTTGTTGGGGCAAGGTCAGGGCATGAGCCTATAATAAACAACACCAAAAAGCAGCAGACCCATATGAAGCTCGTCAACGGCCTCAGACCTGGTCTTCATTCTCAAATAAGTAGTAGTAGTAGACCTTCAGAAGTCATGCAAGGACATGCTCCCAATAACTTGATATCGTTGCAAGATTTTAGGGTTGCCATGGAGCTGAACTCCCGACAACTTGGCGAAGACTGGCCATTGCTGCTGGAAAAAATATGTACACGCTCATTTGAAGAATAAGCCCTACGTGAACTTTGTTATATTCCAGTTGAATTTGTGATCCCTACTGGATCAAAGGGCAGTGTTCCTCTCAGGATTTCTGCGCAGCTGCAGCATTACAGCTTTTGTGACCCTTTTGAACCAGTCAACAACTCTTGGGGTCAATGTTGTCTCTTGAAGATGATAGGCACGGAGCCCAGAATCTTTGTCTTACCTGCTACAGGGCTTAACTTTGCCTGGAAACACCCTATTTCTTAGCAACCACTGAACGGGACTTGAAGAAAGGAACGCCCGCGTTGGTTGTGCTGTTGTATGATTAGCATAATTCTTTCTGGATATTTTCTGCATTCTCCCTCCTGTAATTTACAGTAAAGAGAAAATTTGGCACAAGTTTGCAGGAATAATTCTGTAGCCTAGGACTTTAGTAGAAAGGTGAAACTAGATGATCAAGAAATGCTGTGTATCTTCAACATCAAGATTGATTGAACCTCAATATTAACAACACGTTTTCACCTGTAGGTTTATATCTTACAATTTTTAGTTCTAGATTGATGTTCATTGGGTCTGTGACCCACTtttgtatttatcttttcttACTGTGTTCATTGTATACCGCAGAAcagtttgaattttttaattttgtctcATAAACCATGATGCTAAATGTTGAGTTGATATTCCTCAAACTGACTTGACCATCTGCTCGACTTTCAATAACAAACTTACTTTGTGTTCTTGATTTGAAGCATCCATAAAACTGATCATTTAAGTGGTTATTAAATTGTTAATACCCTGTGATCTATAGTTCCACTGAGCGAATAGGCAAAGGTGTGTTATGCAGAACATGCTTTAGAGGATCAAAGATATATATCTTAACTCGGACATCCATTACAAGTGCATATCCCATTTTGCGCAACAGGTTATGAAAATTCACGAGAAGCGACTGGGGTACTGTATGTGCCAATTGTCATTTAGCTAATAAGCCTAATTTTAGTATGACTGACCCTTTTAATGCAGTTTATATAATATCTTTCTCGGGAGCTAAGAGGAAATGCATTTCAATTACATCAATTAGTAGTTAGGAGAGGATAAATGTTGGATCTCAAGGAAAAATGATTGAGCTTTTTACCTGTACATTATAGCGGCCAACTGTCCACTTTTTACTTACTGGTAACAATGTTATTATCTTGGTACTGCTTAACTAACCAAAAGTGGTTTGGCAGATGTTCAAGAATCCTTTCCCCCCCATTGCCTCAAAATTTTGTGTGAGTTCTTGCAATATACTGCTGCTTCATTTAGTCTTTTCCCAAAAAGTTTTGAGTATCTTTTGTTTTATTAATTAGGTTCATTGACTAAGTTCACTTTACTTTGGTAGTCTGATTGCTTTCATGCACTAGatggtcaattttttttttgaaaaatttgatgGAAGTAAATTAAATTCATGCACTCATTGATATAATAACATGATTGACCTAATGCGCatttatttatgatatttcagtaTTATTAATCACTTGGTTACATTATTTTCTGGTTAATTTGTATTTACTGATGCATAATTGCTACTATATTCAAAATGACCGATGTTATCACAGAATCAGACAGTTAAGCTGGTCTAAAAAATGAGTTCAAATTCTTTacatagaaaaagaaaagaaagaaatgagcTCATAGAGCAGAAGACTGCTGATAATATTTATTCCCAAGACAAACTTTACCTACTGGAAAACAGAAAAGGTCAGAAGAAAATTGATCTCTTTCCTTATCTCTCTACATATTGTCTTTTAGCTCTGAgtacttgaattttcttttaagaacTGAACAAATGCATATCTTCTCTGCAAACTGTAGTATTTCGTTTTTTATGCATCTGGCTATATTGTAGGTTTCTCTTCCTTATTGCTTGGCTcttggtctttaagtttttctGCTTCATGCATTATCACTATGTACTTGTCCTAATACAACTGGCATTTCTTTTGATAAAAGTATTGCTATATTGTAGGATCTGGGTAAATGTAGTTTCAACAATCTGCCTGCTAATGATCAACCTCTATTGCTGTTCTGTCTTCTGTGCATTTCCACGTGAAGGATTTGTCTGTCATATACAATTCTATCTTGCAATAATTTATTCAAGTATTAATCACAGCTTTAAATATCTTATGCTCCTTTTCTGTAAGAGATGGGAAGTCACTGTGGGGCTTCGGGGTAGGGGAGGTTTTGGTGGCGGTtgggattttttatttttattttgaggaAGGTAAGAACTTGTGTATATGTCAGCACAAAGGCAGTGCTGAATGCCatatttatatttgaaataaCAAAAGCGTCTCCTTGTACTTCTTACAAGAATTCTGTAATATCTAGAAGTAATCACACATCTTTAAAATTCTCTTTACACCAAAAGttatacaaaagaatatagtTCATCTCGATCTTCTGAATAGAGCTAGATCTGTGTTCAAAACATCTTGCGTTTCTTTCCTTACAAATTGTCCGCCATATGCATGCAGGGACTATTTTCTATCTATTCTTCTGCCTGACAAGGCTGTCAGAACTATTCCAGCATGCCAGTAAGTCTCTTTACACCAAAAGttatacaaaagaatatagtTCATCTTGATCTTCTGAATAGAGCTAGATCTGTGTTCAAAACATCTTGCGTTTCTTTCCTTACAAATTGTCCGCCATATGCATGCAGGGACTATTTTCTATCTATTCTTCTGCCTGACAAGGCTGTCAGAACTATTCCAGCATGCCAGTAAGTCTTCTGTTGATCATGGCATTGTCCATTTGATTACTTGCATATTTAAGAATAATCGCCAGAGTTGGTCAATGACTTCACACTGCAACAAAAGGTCACTGTTATTCTCTGATTCCTTCCCACAATTATCCATTTGCCTTTTGTGAATTCCATTTGATGAGTGTCAACCAGTTTGTTCACCACTTTCTTGAGCCCCAATCAATAATTTGGAAGTAATCTTACACGCGCTTCCTATCAAATTAATAGGTCTATAACTTCTCAATTCCTTCGCaccattctcttttttttttttttttgggcgggTGGGGTGGGAAGGGTGGGGGATAAGAGCTGCATAAGTTGCATTGAgacttttctcaaaaattcctgAGAATGAACTTCTGAGTAGTCAACATAATGTCCTCCTTGAGTATTTCCCAGCAAGAATGGAAAAAGCCCATGCTATAACCATCAAGTCCAGGAGCTTTGTCAGTTGCACAGAGTTTAATGCTTTCCAGTACTTTGTGTTCATTAAAGGGTCATTGCATCCGttggttttcttcttcaatgAGTTTTAGACAATCTCTGTTATTAACATTTGGCATCCATTCTTCAGAATCGGCATGTAGGTTCTGCTAAAAAGCTAAAACTTCTCCTTTAATAGTTCATTGATCTTCTACTGTATCCCCATTTATGACTAGCCCGTCAATAGTGTGATTCTCCTATGAACATTTGACCTCATTTGAAAGAATTTTGTGTTCCAATCCCTTTTTTGTCAGTCGTAGTACTCTTGTCTTTGCctccattttctcattttttgctAACTCCTCAAATTTCATACACATTTGCTTTCATAAATAACTCATTTCAGTTAAATTTCTTTGTTCCTGGATTGTATCCATTTAAGCCAGGTGATATAGCAGCATATTTTCCTTCAATTCCAGATTGACATGATTGGTAGAATAccattcttccaacttcattttcaGTAATCTGAGCTTGAAAGTAAAGACATCATCTGGTCTACCATGTCCATAGGACTATAGAAGAAGACCACCAGTTCTGTACTTTTTCATTGAAACCCTTAACCACCAattttcaaacttaaaatatgattttcccAACTCCCAAACTGTAATGAGATAGGAATGTGATACGAAGATATCCTTGGCAGCACACATTGTCTAATGTTTCTGAATTCTTCATCCCATTCAGTTGAAAATGAAAACGTGTCCAATCTTGATGAGATTTCCTGACTATTGCCCTTGGTCATTGTGAAAGTACTTCCACTAAGAGGAGAATCCATGAGTTCAAtgccttcaattttttttgaaatatgcTGGCAACCTTAAGAACCACAACCCCGCCCCCGCCccacccccccctccccccccaaaaaaaaaaaaaaaaaaaaaaaaaaaagatgagaaaAAGGGACAGATACTACTTACAGAGAGCCTAACAAATCTACAAGCTCTGATTCCtctatttctttctctttacaccaaaaataaaaagatacaaTACAATTCCATGTAACTATGTGAATGGAACTGGACCTATCTTCAAAGCTTCTACTATTCCTCTCTCTTCTCCACACAGTCCACTAGATACAGTGTGGGATAATTCTTCACCATTTCTTCTGGCTCTTGCTTCCTCCTCTTCTAATCCAGCAACTCAGTAGATCTGCAGTGTGCTCAGGCATGGTCcattttgtgtttgtgagggTAAAAAATAAAGCCCATAACTGTGCGGTGAATTTACAATGCAGAAAGAGATGGCTGTTGGTCTCATCTGTTTGCCCACATAGTGGACATCTGGAGACATGATCTGTCCCTTTCTCTTCAAAACTTCATGAGTCAAACAAGCCCTTCTAACTACCAGCCATTTAAAGCCTTTCACTTTAGTTGGTGCTATATTTTTCCAAACATTTTTCCACAAAATTTGCTGGTTTCTGTTTTGTTGTGCATTGTCAATTTCATAGACCCTTTCAACTGAAAATTGCCTATCCTTGTTATGTTTCCATCTTATAGAGTCTGAATCTGATGTAGTGCCACTGAAACCCTCCAATTCATGCATCAAATTTGCCACCCTGTCCACTTCCCAATCATTCAAAAGTCTCCTAAATGATAAATCCCACCCTTGAGAGTCCAACACTCGTTGAC harbors:
- the LOC132045118 gene encoding uncharacterized protein LOC132045118 encodes the protein MQVMQPPHQHSRINLAELKAQLVRKLGPEKFKQYFYYLNRLLSLKISKVEFNKLCLRILGRENIPLHNQFIRSILRNACSAKVPPPTQETDALKPGAAVGSNGSPNDAYEQNGSHVSSSQASSQPGLSNGDILPLSPGKARTSFLDRRTGDRRTVLGQNGKTNFTIQQPTATESSFDVMENGDTNPPDARRAVQHYQGLLQQADDEREASGQETARFSVIKRSQEGPVSVYKNDGKDMHARSQLQAPLGVPFCPVSVGGARKALPLATNSKCVTSSSCGALLDSVSLRERMEQIAAEQGLEGVASSCANLLNNGLDAYLRGLIRSCVQLVGARSGHEPIINNTKKQQTHMKLVNGLRPGLHSQISSSSRPSEVMQGHAPNNLISLQDFRVAMELNSRQLGEDWPLLLEKICTRSFEE